In a single window of the Scyliorhinus canicula chromosome 1, sScyCan1.1, whole genome shotgun sequence genome:
- the LOC119966627 gene encoding stathmin-like isoform X1 — MASASADIQVKELDKRSSGQAFELILSPPAAEAIPEFPLSPPKKKDLSLEEIQRKHEAAEIRRKSHEAEVLKQLAEKREHEKEVLQKAIEENNNFKKMAEEKLTTKMEANKENREAQLAAKLERLREKEKRMEEVRKSKEIKESED; from the exons ATGGCATCGGCATCAGCTG AtatccaggtgaaagaattggaCAAGCGATCTTCTGGCCAGGCTTTTGAGTTGATCCTGAGCCCACCTGCAGCTGAAGCTATTCCAGAgtttcccctctctcctccaaAGAAAAAGGACCTTTCGCTGGAAGAAATCCAGCGCAAACATGAAGCTGCAGAAATCAGGCGAAAG TCACATGAAGCTGAAGTACTAAAGCAGTTGGCTGAAAAACGAGAGCATGAAAAGGAAGTGCTTCAGAAAGCAATTGAAGAAAACAATAATTTcaaaaaaatggcagaggaaAAACTGACCACCAAAATGGAAGCTAATAAAGAGAACCGTGAAGCTCAACTAGCAGCCAAATTGGAGCGCCTACGTGAGAAG GAAAAGAGGATGGAAGAAGTCCGAAAGAGCAAAGAGATCAAAGAAAGTGAAGACTAA
- the LOC119966627 gene encoding stathmin-like isoform X2 — protein sequence MCFSDIQVKELDKRSSGQAFELILSPPAAEAIPEFPLSPPKKKDLSLEEIQRKHEAAEIRRKSHEAEVLKQLAEKREHEKEVLQKAIEENNNFKKMAEEKLTTKMEANKENREAQLAAKLERLREKEKRMEEVRKSKEIKESED from the exons ATGTGTTTCTCAGAtatccaggtgaaagaattggaCAAGCGATCTTCTGGCCAGGCTTTTGAGTTGATCCTGAGCCCACCTGCAGCTGAAGCTATTCCAGAgtttcccctctctcctccaaAGAAAAAGGACCTTTCGCTGGAAGAAATCCAGCGCAAACATGAAGCTGCAGAAATCAGGCGAAAG TCACATGAAGCTGAAGTACTAAAGCAGTTGGCTGAAAAACGAGAGCATGAAAAGGAAGTGCTTCAGAAAGCAATTGAAGAAAACAATAATTTcaaaaaaatggcagaggaaAAACTGACCACCAAAATGGAAGCTAATAAAGAGAACCGTGAAGCTCAACTAGCAGCCAAATTGGAGCGCCTACGTGAGAAG GAAAAGAGGATGGAAGAAGTCCGAAAGAGCAAAGAGATCAAAGAAAGTGAAGACTAA